The window TGATATATTTAACCTTTCAAACGAGCATTTTAAAATTTATATGGCCAATCAAACTAAATTAATTAAATACCTAAATCTATTACTAAAAAATACCTACGACGGCATAAAAAGTTATAAGGATGCTGCCAGAAATGTGGAAGAAGGGTCAATCAAAGAGTTTTTTATTGAGAGAGCCAAAGAAAAGCTGGTTTTGAGAGATGCAATTAAAGAGGAAATTTACTTGTTAGAAGGTATTCCAGTTGAGGAGGGGAGTCTAATGAGTTTGTTTTCAAGGTCTTGGAACAATTTTAAAACCTCTCTGGATCACGACAATAAAAAGGAGATTGCCAAATATTGTCTTGAAGAAGAGAAAAAGCGTGTGGATGAATTTGGGGTATTGCTAAGAAATCCTGAACTTGTTTCTGAAACTTTTTATACTTCCTTGGAAGCTCATAACGAAAAAACCCTTGACGCCATTAAAGCGTTAGTAGAACAGGTCAAATCTTGAGAATTTTACTTAAAGGTTAAATTTCTTTTAAATGTGCGGTGACTAAATTATCTTTTGAATTATATGTGATTTTTTTGCAAAAAAAATGAAATGATTCATACTGGCAATAATTTATACAAGCAATTGATAGTGATTATAGCAATTTTACTTTAAAAATAAACCTATGAAAAAGCATTTAATTTGGCTGGTCTGTGTGTTTGTGGTACAGACTGCAGTTTATAGCCAGACAAAGATTGATTTTAGGGAATTCACCTTAGACAATGGGCTTGAGGTAATCATGCACAAAGACAATAAAACACCTATTGTGGTTACCTCTGTAATGTATCATGTAGGTTCCAAAAATGAGGATCCTGAACGTACAGGTTTTGCTCATTTCTTTGAGCACCTACTATTTGAAGGATCAGAAAATATTGATAGGGGCCAATATACAGACTTGGTGGAGGGCAATGGAGGTGCATTGAATGCTTTTACCAGCAATGATATTACCTACTACTATGAA of the Cyclobacterium marinum DSM 745 genome contains:
- a CDS encoding DUF2383 domain-containing protein, which codes for MANQTKLIKYLNLLLKNTYDGIKSYKDAARNVEEGSIKEFFIERAKEKLVLRDAIKEEIYLLEGIPVEEGSLMSLFSRSWNNFKTSLDHDNKKEIAKYCLEEEKKRVDEFGVLLRNPELVSETFYTSLEAHNEKTLDAIKALVEQVKS